The Setaria italica strain Yugu1 chromosome IX, Setaria_italica_v2.0, whole genome shotgun sequence genome has a window encoding:
- the LOC101780938 gene encoding pentatricopeptide repeat-containing protein At2g16880 produces the protein MDDTPPSTPASASASSSPAAASGRGRGTGSDSALVSAVAEALVSGSRLPSPPPMDALLGPYLPRLTASHHPRVLALVAANPSLASPHVLIAYRRFVSPPSCLASLLPLLPVLPYRNLLPLLLDFVPHDPLSRLHRHLLTSRPTSALADAALSAYARLGRPQLAAQLLHSFRRRGRICPSLQAANAVLSALSRCPTTSPQASLDAFRSLIGLRLHPNHYTFNLLVHTHCSKGTLADALSTLSTMQGFGLSPDAVTYNTLLNAHCRKGMLGEARALLARMKKEGITPTRPTYNTLVSAYARFGWIKQATKVVEAMTAFGLEPDLWTYNVLAAGLCQAGKVDEAFRLKDKIERLGIVSPDVVTYNTLVDACFKWKRSSDALILLEEMHYKGVKASLVTHNIVVKGLCREGHLEQALVRLNMMAKEGLAPDVVTYNTLIDAYCKAGNVAKAYLLMDEMVGKGLKMDTFTLNTLLYNLCKEKRYEEAEELLRSPPQRGFVPDEVSYGTMMAAYFKEYNPEPALRLWDEMVARKLTPSISTYNTLIKGLSRMGKLKEAIDKLNEVVEKGLVPDETTYNIIIHAYCKEGDLENAFQFHNKMVENSFKPDVVTCNTLMNGLCQYGKLDKALKLFKSWVEKGKKVDVITYNTLIQALCKDGNVDMALHFFADMEIRGLQPDAFAYNVVLSALSEAGRSEEAQNMLNKLTESGKLSKSFSYPLMGSSVEEVETGKDPEVKPKTETGDQENYRKRVNELCIGGQLKEAKAALDEMMQKGLSVDSSTYITLMEGLIKRQKRQTHAAG, from the coding sequence ATGGACGACACCCCACCTTCCACCCCCgcttccgcctccgcctcctcctcgccggcggccgcatccggccgcggccgcggcaccGGCTCAGACTCCGCCCTTGTCTCGGCCGTGGCGGAAGCTCTCGTCTCCGGCTCCCGcctgccctcgccgccgcccatggaCGCTCTCCTGGGCCCGTACCTGCCTCGTCTCACCGCCTCGCACCACCCGCGCGTGCTCGCCCTTGTCGCTGCAAACCCGTCGCTTGCCTCGCCGCACGTTCTCATCGCCTACCGCCGCTTCGTCTCACCTCCGTCCTGCCTTGCCTCCCTCCTTCCACTCCTCCCCGTGCTCCCCTACCGCAacctcctcccgctcctcctcgacTTCGTTCCGCACGACCCGCTgagccgcctccaccgccacctcctcacGAGTCGCCCCACGAGcgcgctcgccgacgccgcgctGTCCGCGTACGCCCGTCTCGGCCGCCCCCAACTCGCCGCGCAGCTCCTCCACTCCTTTCGCCGCCGCGGACGCATTTGTCCCTCCCTCCAGGCCGCTAACGCCGTCCTCTCCGCCCTCTCTCGCTGCCCCACCACCTCGCCGCAGGCCTCTCTGGACGCCTTCCGCTCCCTCATCGGGTTGCGGCTCCACCCCAACCATTACACCTTCAACCTCCTGGTCCACACCCACTGCTCCAAGGGCaccctcgccgacgccctcTCCACGCTCTCCACAATGCAGGGGTTTGGACTTTCCCCAGACGCTGTCACCTACAACACGCTCCTCAACGCGCATTGCCGCAAGGGCATGCTCGGTGAGGCGCGGGCGCTGCTGGCCAGGATGAAGAAGGAGGGGATCACGCCCACCAGGCCCACGTATAATACCCTCGTCTCGGCATATGCGAGGTTTGGGTGGATCAAGCAGGCGACCAAGGTCGTGGAGGCCATGACAGCGTTCGGGTTGGAGCCTGACCTGTGGACGTACAATGTGCTCGCTGCAGGGCTCTGCCAGGCAGGGAAGGTGGATGAGGCATTTAGGTTGAAGGATAAGATTGAGCGGCTCGGCATAGTATCGCCTGATGTAGTCACCTACAATACGCTTGTTGATGCATGTTTCAAGTGGAAGCGCTCTTCTGATGCACTGATTCTGCTCGAGGAAATGCACTACAAAGGGGTGAAGGCAAGTTTGGTCACACATAACATTGTGGTGAAGGGGCTCTGCAGGGAGGGACATTTGGAACAGGCATTAGTGCGCTTGAATATGATGGCAAAGGAGGGCTTGGCACCGGATGTGGTTACATACAATACATTGATTGATGCATACTGCAAAGCCGGCAATGTTGCCAAAGCATATTTATTGATGGATGAGATGGTGGGAAAGGGACTCAAAATGGACACTTTCACCCTGAACACTTTACTATATAACCTATGCAAAGAGAAGCGCTATGAAGAAGCTGAGGAGCTATTGCGTTCACCGCCGCAGAGGGGTTTTGTACCTGATGAAGTTAGCTATGGTACAATGATGGCAGCCTACTTCAAGGAGTATAATCCAGAGCCTGCTCTGCGTCTGTGGGATGAAATGGTTGCAAGGAAGTTAACACCTAGTATTTCTACTTACAACACATTAATCAAAGGGCTTTCCAGAATGGGGAAGTTGAAAGAGGCAATTGATAAATTGAATGAAGTGGTGGAGAAGGGGTTAGTGCCAGATGAAACCACCTACAATATAATTATTCATGCCTATTGTAAGGaaggagacttggagaacgcTTTCCAATTCCACAACAAGATGGTGGAAAATTCTTTTAAGCCAGATGTTGTTACCTGCAACACTTTGATGAATGGGCTTTGTCAATATGGCAAGCTTGACAAAGCGTTGAAGCTTTTCAAGTCATGGGTAGAGAAAGGGAAGAAGGTTGATGTCATCACCTATAACACTTTAATTCAAGCTTTGTGCAAAGATGGCAATGTCGATATGGCTTTGCATTTCTTTGCTGACATGGAGATCAGAGGTTTGCAGCCTGATGCATTTGCTTACAATGTTGTGTTATCTGCACTATCTGAGGCAGGCCGATCAGAGGAAGCACAGAATATGCTGAATAAGCTAACTGAGAGCGGAAAATTATCTAAAAGTTTTTCTTATCCTCTAATGGGATCTTCTGTGGAGGAAGTGGAGACAGGAAAGGACCCAGAGGTCAAACCTAAGACAGAAACTGGTGATCAGGAGAACTATAGGAAACGTGTAAATGAGCTCTGCATTGGTGGGCAACTGAAAGAAGCTAAGgctgctttggatgagatgatGCAGAAGGGCTTGTCTGTTGACAGTTCAACTTATATCACTTTGATGGAAGGCCTTATCAAAAGACAAAAGAGGCAAACACATGCAGCTGGATAG